The following proteins are encoded in a genomic region of Dokdonia donghaensis DSW-1:
- a CDS encoding nucleotide pyrophosphohydrolase encodes MNISNAQQAVDDWIKTHGVRYFNELTNMAQLTEEVGEVARIIARRYGEQSEKESDKDKDLGEELADVMFVVLCLANQTGVDLQEAFDKKLDIKTKRDHERHHNNEKLK; translated from the coding sequence ATGAATATCTCAAACGCTCAGCAGGCTGTAGACGACTGGATAAAGACTCACGGTGTGCGATACTTTAATGAACTCACTAATATGGCTCAACTCACCGAAGAAGTAGGAGAGGTAGCCAGAATTATTGCACGCCGCTATGGAGAGCAAAGTGAGAAAGAAAGCGATAAAGATAAAGACCTAGGTGAGGAGCTTGCAGATGTAATGTTTGTGGTGCTATGTCTAGCAAACCAGACAGGTGTAGATTTACAAGAAGCATTTGATAAGAAGCTGGACATAAAAACAAAACGTGATCACGAACGTCATCATAATAATGAAAAATTGAAGTAA
- a CDS encoding DUF3857 domain-containing protein — protein sequence MKYTLTVIVLICFFHTNAQEFKSGKIDQDWFEKTLTEEQLEAPAVFLEKYRDTNFEYRDNLDGWTLFTTIHNVIKINNTEGLEYGTHKVVLQHQGRQEEKIDRIEAYSYSNSSAGVERTKMSRSEVIDNKLNKWLDEKVIVIPNVKVGDIIEYSYRVESTYWHIKDLNVQEDIPVLHAYAKIAIPQFFDYNVYVKGDIEIVPKLSVGGRTENFSTEDKNPFGGRTQRTDFANIRFKENISEFEFSNVSPIIKEEFTNNIENFRSAVLWELGAVEMSKGNKVNRAKTWDQVADYYYEQLELSDNLESTNFLDESSQALKSKHSNQVELIEAVYRFIQNKMTWDEKEYNYDTPDLRKAFKDGSGSSYEINVLLVALLKKVGLNSSPVMASTKSNGVPLYPTVNGFNYVLAAVVKDNEWLVMDATEKNAIPGLLPERIMNWEGRLVKQNGTSKGIPLFAKKFSSQKTIVIASVNTEGIATGKLRVSYSNNLALSFVNIYKPAAASTREKILAKEFESDLITNPQFKFGTLPKSSTVSFAFEDDTSEIIGDKLYILPQLFLSATENPFTLEKRSYTIDFSYPKQIENVVTLNLPVGYAITSLPEAIEINLPGNMGVYRFKCSSATGTSVQVVRSLSINTTLIDAKLYEEIKKFFAQIVAKEKETIVLVKK from the coding sequence ATGAAATACACTCTAACTGTAATAGTGCTCATATGTTTTTTTCATACTAATGCACAAGAATTTAAGTCTGGTAAGATAGATCAAGATTGGTTTGAAAAAACTCTCACAGAAGAGCAACTTGAAGCACCAGCGGTCTTTCTTGAAAAATATAGAGATACAAATTTTGAATATCGAGATAACCTAGATGGATGGACGCTATTTACAACAATTCATAATGTAATAAAGATAAATAATACCGAAGGTTTGGAATATGGTACCCATAAAGTTGTATTACAACATCAGGGAAGGCAAGAAGAAAAAATAGATAGAATTGAGGCCTATTCCTATTCAAACTCGAGCGCCGGAGTAGAGCGTACTAAAATGTCTCGTAGCGAGGTTATAGACAATAAGCTCAATAAATGGTTAGACGAAAAAGTAATAGTAATCCCAAATGTTAAGGTTGGGGATATTATTGAGTATTCATATCGTGTAGAATCTACCTATTGGCATATTAAAGATTTAAATGTTCAAGAAGACATCCCTGTTTTGCACGCTTATGCGAAAATTGCTATTCCACAATTCTTTGATTATAATGTTTATGTAAAAGGAGATATTGAGATTGTTCCAAAATTATCAGTGGGCGGAAGAACCGAAAACTTCTCTACAGAAGATAAAAACCCTTTTGGTGGAAGAACTCAGCGTACAGATTTTGCAAACATAAGATTTAAAGAAAATATTAGTGAGTTTGAATTTTCAAATGTCTCTCCTATTATAAAAGAGGAGTTCACAAATAATATTGAAAACTTTAGAAGTGCAGTACTATGGGAACTAGGAGCTGTAGAAATGAGTAAGGGTAATAAAGTAAATAGAGCCAAAACTTGGGATCAGGTTGCAGACTATTACTATGAGCAGTTGGAACTAAGCGATAACCTAGAGAGCACTAACTTTTTAGATGAAAGTTCTCAAGCTCTTAAATCTAAGCACAGTAATCAAGTGGAGCTTATAGAAGCTGTTTATAGATTTATACAAAACAAAATGACTTGGGATGAGAAGGAGTATAACTATGACACTCCTGACTTGAGAAAAGCTTTTAAGGATGGTAGCGGCTCATCTTATGAAATAAATGTGCTTCTTGTTGCTTTACTCAAGAAAGTAGGACTTAATAGTTCTCCAGTTATGGCAAGTACAAAAAGTAATGGAGTGCCACTCTATCCTACTGTAAACGGGTTTAATTATGTACTCGCCGCAGTTGTAAAAGATAATGAGTGGTTAGTTATGGATGCCACAGAAAAAAATGCAATACCAGGTCTATTACCAGAGCGAATTATGAACTGGGAAGGGCGGCTTGTAAAACAAAACGGAACATCTAAAGGAATTCCACTATTTGCTAAGAAATTTTCCTCTCAAAAAACGATTGTGATAGCTTCTGTAAATACAGAGGGTATAGCAACCGGTAAATTGAGAGTTAGTTATTCTAATAATCTGGCATTGAGTTTTGTAAATATATACAAGCCTGCTGCTGCGAGTACTAGAGAAAAAATTCTAGCAAAAGAGTTTGAATCAGACCTCATAACAAATCCGCAATTTAAATTTGGAACCTTACCTAAGTCCAGTACCGTGTCGTTTGCTTTTGAAGATGATACCAGTGAGATTATAGGGGATAAATTGTACATTTTGCCACAGCTGTTTTTGAGTGCTACTGAAAATCCTTTTACTCTAGAAAAGCGTTCTTATACCATAGACTTTAGTTACCCTAAACAAATTGAAAATGTAGTAACCTTAAACTTGCCTGTCGGGTATGCTATAACCTCTTTGCCAGAAGCTATAGAAATTAATTTACCTGGTAATATGGGAGTTTATAGATTTAAATGTAGTAGCGCAACGGGTACAAGTGTTCAGGTAGTAAGATCTTTATCTATTAATACGACTCTAATTGATGCCAAATTATATGAGGAGATAAAAAAATTCTTTGCCCAAATAGTAGCCAAAGAAAAAGAAACCATAGTTTTGGTAAAAAAATAA
- a CDS encoding DUF3857 domain-containing protein — protein sequence MKKSLLITILMFLVIGATAQDYDFGKVSKEEILQKEHPNYPDANASILYRNTDTKFGYSQDEGFYVKTEVQERIKIYNQDGYDEATIMLSQYIGEREEEQVTGIKAYTYNIEGDKIVESKLQTRDIFKEEKSKYRKVTKFTMPDISDGSVIEYKYTFKSPFYSNIDEFRFQEEIPVDRVDMRFFAPEYLIYRTHGKGVIPLNLTTDKRNRTLRYRYTSTKLAEVATSRSSNEEVEFIENGYIVNLSNVPPIKNEPYSGNLNNYMSALKFELAMTKFPNSEIRSYATSWEDVASKIYQSTAFGKELDRQNYYKKDIDKLIGSASSQTEKMLLIYDYVKSKMTWNDYYGVYVDAGVKKAYKDGVGNVADINLMLSSMLRYAGVRCSPVLLSTKNNGIPVFPTRTGFNYVVAGAIVNDNLYLLDGADKGGIPNILKPELLNWMGRMVKADGTSRLIDLFPSRPATHIGMLTLEVTDDVIISGNAKNRFSGHYARSERNKFAALTSDEQLEKLDSYYESIDAIDVSFKDLKVGSKPLTLEYNFEAEEMIDEAGDKLYINPLAHLGTTRNYLTAEERSHPVDYVYPWSDKYTVSIKIPEGYQVESVPDDLAINLVDNMGSYRFGVTVSGDKVNVGLQNTMSTALVNSNYYKDLQAYLKMIVAKESEKIVFKKI from the coding sequence ATGAAAAAATCACTACTCATCACTATTTTAATGTTTCTTGTTATAGGTGCTACTGCTCAAGATTATGACTTTGGAAAAGTATCTAAAGAAGAGATTTTACAAAAGGAACACCCCAATTACCCAGATGCAAATGCAAGTATTTTATATAGAAATACCGATACTAAATTTGGTTATAGTCAAGACGAAGGTTTTTATGTCAAGACAGAGGTACAAGAGCGTATAAAGATTTACAATCAAGATGGATATGACGAGGCTACAATAATGCTGAGCCAGTATATAGGAGAAAGAGAAGAAGAGCAAGTTACAGGTATAAAAGCATATACTTATAATATAGAAGGGGATAAGATAGTTGAAAGTAAATTACAGACGCGTGATATTTTTAAAGAAGAAAAATCGAAATATAGGAAAGTTACTAAGTTTACAATGCCAGATATAAGTGACGGTTCTGTAATTGAATATAAGTATACTTTTAAATCACCTTTTTACTCAAATATAGACGAGTTTAGATTTCAAGAAGAAATACCTGTAGATCGAGTAGATATGAGATTTTTTGCGCCGGAGTACTTAATCTATCGTACACACGGTAAAGGTGTAATACCCCTCAATCTAACTACAGATAAAAGGAATCGCACCTTGAGATATAGGTACACAAGCACAAAACTTGCTGAAGTTGCAACATCTAGATCTTCTAATGAGGAGGTAGAGTTTATTGAGAATGGATATATAGTAAACTTAAGTAACGTTCCTCCTATAAAGAATGAGCCGTATTCTGGAAATCTCAATAATTATATGTCTGCACTAAAGTTTGAACTGGCTATGACAAAATTTCCTAATAGCGAGATAAGATCTTATGCGACGTCTTGGGAAGATGTAGCTAGCAAAATTTACCAATCTACAGCATTTGGAAAAGAATTAGATCGCCAGAATTACTATAAAAAAGATATTGATAAACTTATTGGTAGTGCCTCGAGTCAAACGGAGAAGATGTTGCTTATTTATGATTATGTAAAGAGCAAGATGACTTGGAATGATTACTATGGCGTTTATGTAGATGCGGGGGTAAAAAAAGCCTATAAAGATGGTGTAGGTAATGTGGCCGACATTAACTTAATGCTCTCTTCTATGCTTAGATATGCGGGTGTGAGATGCAGCCCTGTTTTATTGAGTACAAAAAATAATGGTATTCCTGTTTTTCCAACACGTACTGGTTTTAACTACGTAGTGGCAGGAGCTATAGTAAACGATAATTTGTATTTGCTAGACGGTGCCGATAAAGGCGGAATTCCAAATATTTTAAAACCAGAACTTTTAAACTGGATGGGTAGAATGGTTAAGGCAGATGGAACTTCAAGGTTAATAGATTTATTTCCGTCTAGACCCGCTACGCATATAGGAATGCTTACTCTAGAAGTTACAGATGATGTGATAATTTCTGGGAATGCCAAAAACAGATTTTCTGGTCACTATGCAAGATCAGAGCGTAACAAGTTTGCTGCACTTACTAGTGACGAGCAGTTGGAAAAATTAGATAGTTATTATGAGAGTATAGATGCAATAGACGTTTCTTTTAAAGACTTAAAAGTAGGTTCCAAACCACTCACGCTTGAATACAATTTTGAAGCAGAAGAGATGATAGATGAAGCTGGTGATAAGCTTTATATAAATCCACTAGCCCATTTAGGAACAACAAGAAATTACCTTACCGCAGAGGAGCGTAGCCATCCCGTAGATTATGTGTATCCTTGGTCAGATAAGTACACGGTTTCTATTAAAATTCCAGAAGGATATCAGGTAGAATCTGTGCCTGATGATCTGGCAATAAATCTTGTAGATAATATGGGTTCTTATCGTTTTGGTGTAACCGTGTCTGGAGATAAGGTAAATGTAGGGTTACAAAACACGATGAGTACGGCTCTTGTTAACTCTAACTACTATAAAGACTTGCAAGCCTATTTAAAAATGATAGTTGCAAAGGAGAGCGAAAAAATTGTGTTTAAGAAGATATAA
- a CDS encoding DUF3857 domain-containing protein produces MRIPTFLLCMWALFAYSQDNLYTSKNIPEDLLKSANSVLRFEKHTIDIPNSSTIKTAHKRVVTVLNKRGNRDVEAYMYYDDVTRIKNASVVIYDDSGKEVKKYKQRDFKDVSAADGISLYIDTRLLYLDFTPTSYPYTVVVESEIVSKNTASIPSFYANEGYYSSTEEKIFEINYADGVNLKHKMYGDYNRIEVEESQNSLWLVIKNSPSLVPEDYSPGFRNIVGRVAIALNDFHLEGLDGDARDWATFGQWMNENLLQGAQDLPEETITQAKELVKGIKDPIEKAKIIYDFVQNKTRYISVQVGIGGWKPMLASQVDELGYGDCKALTNYTKSLLEAVGVPSYYTILYGSRDKRDIEDDFTAIQGNHAILSVPTDDDYVWLECTDQEVPFGFIAGFTDDRDVLVVKPDGGEIVHTKKYTAQDNYQTMNGSFTVGASGNVKGEVSIKSGGLQYAGKYRLVAENQDDKKKYYYKFWNYLNNVSLTSIDLLNNRDEAITTENIELEVENYASFAGDEMLVPLNLFNRYTALPDRVKNRMFEVEISRGFKDEETIKINLPDDFMIVSIPEGKQVDSPFGSYTYSITQAENSKIIYKRSFLFNEGTYSKENYTKLRSFIRSVIRNDQQKIVIKKQ; encoded by the coding sequence ATGCGCATACCTACTTTCCTCCTATGTATGTGGGCACTATTTGCCTACTCTCAAGATAATTTATATACTTCAAAAAATATTCCTGAAGACCTTTTAAAATCTGCAAACAGTGTCTTGCGTTTTGAAAAGCATACCATAGATATACCTAATTCATCTACCATAAAAACAGCTCACAAACGCGTGGTGACTGTTTTAAATAAACGTGGTAATAGAGATGTAGAGGCATATATGTATTATGATGATGTTACTCGCATAAAAAATGCTTCTGTTGTAATATATGATGATAGCGGTAAGGAGGTTAAAAAGTATAAACAACGCGACTTTAAAGATGTAAGCGCTGCAGACGGTATAAGTCTCTATATAGATACACGCTTGTTATATCTCGATTTTACGCCTACCAGCTATCCTTATACGGTCGTGGTAGAAAGCGAGATTGTCTCAAAAAACACAGCTTCTATTCCATCTTTTTATGCAAACGAGGGGTATTACTCAAGCACAGAAGAAAAGATTTTTGAAATTAACTATGCAGATGGGGTTAATTTAAAGCATAAAATGTACGGGGATTATAACCGCATAGAGGTAGAAGAATCTCAAAATTCACTATGGCTTGTAATTAAAAATTCTCCATCGCTTGTTCCAGAAGATTATAGCCCTGGGTTTAGAAATATAGTGGGTAGGGTGGCTATTGCTCTTAATGATTTTCACTTAGAGGGGCTAGATGGAGACGCTCGTGACTGGGCAACTTTTGGACAGTGGATGAATGAGAATTTGCTTCAAGGTGCGCAAGATCTTCCAGAAGAAACAATTACACAGGCAAAGGAACTTGTAAAAGGCATTAAAGATCCTATAGAAAAGGCCAAGATTATATATGATTTTGTGCAAAATAAAACACGATATATAAGTGTGCAAGTAGGTATAGGTGGCTGGAAACCTATGCTAGCATCACAAGTAGATGAGCTGGGTTATGGCGATTGTAAAGCGCTTACAAATTACACCAAATCTTTATTGGAAGCGGTGGGGGTACCATCCTATTATACCATTCTTTATGGGAGCCGTGACAAGCGTGATATAGAAGATGACTTTACGGCTATACAAGGTAATCACGCAATTTTATCTGTACCCACTGATGATGATTATGTGTGGTTAGAATGTACAGATCAAGAGGTTCCATTTGGTTTTATAGCTGGTTTTACAGATGATCGAGATGTACTTGTCGTAAAACCAGATGGAGGCGAAATTGTCCATACTAAAAAGTATACGGCTCAAGATAACTACCAGACAATGAATGGTTCTTTTACTGTAGGTGCTAGCGGTAATGTTAAAGGGGAAGTAAGTATCAAATCTGGAGGTTTACAATATGCAGGAAAATACAGGCTCGTTGCAGAAAACCAAGACGATAAAAAGAAGTATTACTATAAGTTTTGGAATTATCTGAATAATGTATCCTTAACAAGTATTGATCTTCTAAATAATCGTGATGAAGCTATCACTACCGAAAACATAGAACTTGAAGTAGAAAATTATGCTTCATTTGCTGGTGATGAAATGCTTGTTCCTCTCAATTTATTTAATAGATATACAGCGCTTCCAGATCGTGTTAAAAATAGAATGTTTGAAGTAGAAATATCAAGAGGGTTTAAAGATGAAGAAACTATTAAGATTAATCTTCCCGATGATTTTATGATTGTAAGTATTCCCGAAGGAAAGCAGGTTGATTCCCCGTTTGGGTCATATACCTACAGTATAACCCAAGCAGAGAACTCAAAGATTATCTATAAGAGGTCGTTTCTATTTAACGAAGGGACTTACAGTAAAGAAAATTACACAAAACTTAGAAGTTTTATAAGAAGTGTAATAAGAAATGATCAACAAAAAATCGTCATCAAAAAACAATAA
- the dtd gene encoding D-aminoacyl-tRNA deacylase, with translation MKAVIQRVTQASVTINGVVKSEIKSGLLVLLGVTHEDTQEDIEWLCNKIIGLRIFGDEHGAMNLSVGDIDGDILVISQFTLFASTKKGNRPSFLQAARPEHAVPMYEEFVSTLSRKRNKPTYTGEFGADMKVQLLNDGPVTITIDTKNRV, from the coding sequence ATGAAAGCAGTCATACAGCGAGTTACACAGGCTTCGGTTACTATAAATGGTGTTGTAAAGTCAGAAATAAAAAGCGGCCTTCTCGTGCTGTTAGGCGTTACTCACGAAGATACACAAGAGGACATCGAGTGGCTTTGTAATAAAATTATAGGCTTACGTATTTTTGGCGATGAGCACGGCGCAATGAATCTTTCTGTGGGTGATATAGATGGTGATATTTTGGTGATAAGCCAGTTCACATTATTTGCCAGTACAAAAAAAGGAAATCGACCTTCTTTCTTACAGGCAGCACGCCCAGAACACGCAGTACCTATGTATGAGGAGTTTGTGAGTACGCTTTCGCGAAAGCGTAATAAACCCACTTATACCGGAGAGTTTGGTGCAGATATGAAAGTGCAACTGCTCAATGACGGGCCAGTTACTATAACTATAGATACAAAAAATAGGGTGTAG
- the rsgA gene encoding ribosome small subunit-dependent GTPase A, whose product MTGTVYKSTGSWYTVKAEDGRWFECRIKGKFRIKGIKSTNPVAVGDVVDFDLDTKSDVETGVITNIHLRENYIVRKSVNLSKQTHIIASNVDTVFLLVTLNNPPTFTAFIDRFLVTAEAYHIKAVLLFNKIDTYNEEEILEIRYLAAIYREIGYECVGISAITGKNVDTVKEMMEGKTCMFTGHSGVGKSTLVNAIEPTLDLKTKQISVQHSQGQHTTTFAEMFDLGFNARIIDTPGIKGFGIVDMEREEIGDYFPEFFALKSECKFNNCLHLEEPKCAVKAALENDEIPWSRYKSYTQMLTGDDEQHYRKDIYPEE is encoded by the coding sequence ATGACAGGAACAGTTTATAAATCTACAGGGAGTTGGTATACCGTAAAGGCAGAAGACGGGAGGTGGTTTGAATGTAGAATAAAAGGGAAGTTCCGTATTAAAGGAATCAAGAGTACAAACCCTGTTGCGGTGGGTGACGTGGTAGATTTTGATCTTGATACAAAAAGTGATGTAGAGACTGGTGTGATTACAAACATACACCTGCGCGAGAATTATATTGTACGCAAGTCTGTAAATCTTTCTAAGCAAACCCACATCATAGCAAGTAATGTAGATACCGTTTTCTTACTGGTAACACTCAATAATCCTCCCACGTTTACTGCATTTATAGATCGTTTTCTGGTTACTGCAGAGGCATATCACATTAAAGCAGTATTGCTTTTTAATAAGATAGATACTTATAACGAAGAAGAAATACTGGAGATACGATACCTAGCAGCTATCTATCGTGAGATAGGGTATGAGTGTGTAGGTATATCTGCTATTACCGGTAAAAATGTAGATACTGTGAAGGAAATGATGGAGGGTAAGACCTGTATGTTTACCGGACACTCTGGTGTAGGTAAGTCTACGCTGGTAAACGCCATAGAACCTACACTAGACCTCAAGACAAAACAGATAAGTGTACAGCACAGCCAGGGGCAACACACCACCACCTTTGCAGAGATGTTTGACCTAGGTTTTAATGCACGCATTATTGATACACCAGGTATAAAAGGCTTTGGTATTGTAGATATGGAACGCGAAGAAATAGGAGATTACTTTCCTGAATTTTTTGCTCTTAAGAGTGAGTGTAAATTTAATAATTGCTTACACCTAGAAGAGCCAAAATGTGCTGTAAAAGCTGCGCTGGAAAATGATGAAATCCCCTGGTCTCGCTATAAGAGTTATACCCAAATGCTGACGGGTGATGATGAACAGCATTACAGAAAAGATATTTATCCAGAAGAATAA